ATACATGAAGCCAAGGAGCTCTTGGAAACGATGATAGCAGCTGGATTTGCACCAAGCACAGCCACTTATAATGTCTTGGTTGAAGCTTTATGCAAGGCTGGCGCTTTCAAGGAAGTAGATGTGCTTCTTGAGGAGAGCAGAGTGAAAGGGTGGACGCCGGATACAATCACATACAGTACATACATGGATGGGCTATGCAAAGCTGGCAGAGTAGATAAGAGCTTCACCTTGGTAGATAAGATGCTGTCAGAGGGGTTGCGCCCCAATGAGATTACTCTGAATATCCTCCTAGATGGGGTTTGCCGCAGGTCAACTGCTTTGGCTGCAAAGTGCCTCTTGGAGTGCAGTGCAGAAATTGGATGGCATGTCAATGTTGTCAACTATAACACTGTGATGAGGAGGCTTTGCGATGAGCGGGAATGGTTGTCTGTTATCAAGCTCTTTGGTGACATGGTTAAAAAAGGCATGGCTCCCAATAGCTGGACTTTCAGCATTGTGGTCCACAGTCTCTGTAAACTTGGGAAGCTTCGTGAAGCTCTTTGCTTGCTTGGAAGTGAGGAGTTTGTCGCTGATGTTGTGGCATACAATACTTTGATCCGTCATCTCAGTTTCTTAGGGAAAACTTATGAGGCCTGCCTTGTGCTTCATGAGATGATTGATAAAGGCATTACTCCAAATGACATCACTGACAGCCTTGTGGTTGATTGTTTCTGTAGAAAGGGGGAATTCTTGGTTGCACTTAGCTATTTAAATCAATCACTGGAAGATGGTCTCTCTAGATCTGCAGTATCGAGTATTGTGCGAGGTCTCATTGCTGGCTGTAAGCTTCATGAATTGCATACACTAATTGGATGGATTCTTGGACAAGGTTTCATAGTAGATGTATATATGTACCAGGAATTAATAATTGCTTTTTGTAAAAAAGGGTACTGTCGAGGTATTGAAATGTACAAAGTGAGTCACACATTGGAAAGAATGCTGAGACTGACATGACTTTTGTTCAAAAATTAACATGAAAAAAAGTTTCACTTCTGGAGCTGCTGTCCTTTAGTTTCCACACTACCTGTAGGATAGCCTTTTACAGATTTACTACCCCTATCCTCAGCTTctatttctcttttttgttcCATTTCTTTTTGGCGGATATATTTAATTTACAAAGAACAAAAAAATGTATCTTTGCATTTGTTTGCTAATTCAATTGGAGTTTGCTAATTCCAGGATCAGAATTAAGCAAACTCAGGGGAAGTCTTAGATCAACTTTATGACGAGTTTTGAGTGGTTGatttggcaaaaaaaattctTAATTGCTCAAACCTGCATCTTGCTACAGTTCTTAAACCAATTGCCaatcatgtattcatgtataGTACAGCCTGTTTCATTATCCTACTTCCTCCTTTTGCATTTCTGTCTTGGCCAAACATTTACATGATTACCGAACTTGGAAAAAATTTACATTTGTTCGTGAGAGAATCAGGCTCTAGGGAGGAGGTATCCGACTGAACTCCCCTTCATTAGTACCAGAACTTGAATTGAATTTGCTTCCTCCTGGTGTGGTCATGCGAGACTGCCGCTTTGTCACAACGAGGGGGTTCTTCTCTTCCTCATCTATGGTGACAAGCTCATATATGTCATTTTTCTGGAATACTGGGTGCACATAAGCACCTTTCAGGTAGTCTCTCAAATTTAAAGTCGGGTCATTTGCCCGTTCCAGTGTGTCCTTTACCATGGCATCCTGAAAAACACAAAGTTAGATAACATATTATGATAAAATAGGTTTCATTCTTCTATGCTTTCCGTACTGTTCTAGCTTTAACTTTGACTTGTTATGACACTACAATGACTACGCAGACGTAGTTGTGAAAATATTTTCAGTCTTACCTGCAAGGGGAACTTCACAAATGCTGGTTCAAACCGGCCCTTGCAAACATAGTGGAACCATAGGGAGAGGACAGGAAGTGGGAGAAGAGCAATAGTGGACTTCTCTGCTTCCTGCGTGCTCAGCAGTCCCAGTAGGAGAATTTGTGATACCATCAATGCTATGATTAGTCGCATGTGCACATCTGGCCAGAATTGTGCACCACTTTCATATTGCTGATTATAGACATTAATTATCTTGCAACAAAGGAAAAGATATTAGGGACCCAGGTAAGAGAAGAACGATGACAAGGCATGATATTTGAAGTACCAAATGAAATATTGGCAAGAATAGTTGCTGGCAGAAGTTATTGTTTTGGTGGCAATGTGAAAACGGTGCAAACAAAACGCACTGTGATTCAAACTAGAAGAGAGTAGTACCTGATGTCTGAAAACAAGATATGCGAGGCTGAAGAACACTATGATGAAGGGAAGAAGCATTGGTGTGACAACTGCATATACAAGCCCAAGCAGAAAGTACAACTGTAACCGTGgttctgtgttgtaaaaatCCAGGCTTCCGGGATCCATGGCTTGTTCGCGGTCGTGCTCAGTTCTAACCAAGAAAGCATTCTTTATATGGAATATGACTAATGGCTTCAACCGAAGAACTTCAGCAGCTACACCAGCCCAGCCATCAACCATTATGTATGTCATGAAAAATGTTGCCTTCATGGGAATAGACTCTCCAACAACCTCTGGAATTCTTGAGTCGACAGAAATGAAAAATGACAGTATAAGATAATAGTATATGTTAGATAAATAGCAAGCAAACAAACTGTACCAAATATCATAATGCGCAAGAA
The nucleotide sequence above comes from Panicum virgatum strain AP13 chromosome 3K, P.virgatum_v5, whole genome shotgun sequence. Encoded proteins:
- the LOC120700795 gene encoding pentatricopeptide repeat-containing protein At5g64320, mitochondrial-like, which codes for MPSPSRPIARLLHLRRLSISPRDHLLLRFVALAKVLSEQPPPPPLPTRPRSPHPYDYNRLMSAYAASGGRDGPGAGADRALHLLDEMRSLLGRRPDTACFTTAAAALSSASQPGAALAVLNAMAADGVAPDAAACTVLVGVYACRLRWFDAAYEVVRWMAANGVAPDVVTYSTLISGLSSAGRLVEALGVLDLMLEEGCQPNAYTYTPIVHAYCVSGMIHEAKELLETMIAAGFAPSTATYNVLVEALCKAGAFKEVDVLLEESRVKGWTPDTITYSTYMDGLCKAGRVDKSFTLVDKMLSEGLRPNEITLNILLDGVCRRSTALAAKCLLECSAEIGWHVNVVNYNTVMRRLCDEREWLSVIKLFGDMVKKGMAPNSWTFSIVVHSLCKLGKLREALCLLGSEEFVADVVAYNTLIRHLSFLGKTYEACLVLHEMIDKGITPNDITDSLVDQN